The following coding sequences are from one Streptomyces sp. NBC_01485 window:
- a CDS encoding aldehyde dehydrogenase family protein, with amino-acid sequence MTSTHAFWLAGRQVTGEDSFDVTSPWDGRLVGKVSVPTDAQVEEAVAAAYAVRDEFAATPAHVRAAALDHVSRRLVERTEEIAQLISAENGKPVKWARGEVGRAVSVFRFAAEEARRFNGGEAQRLDTDLGGQGRLALTRRFPKGVVLGIAPFNFPLNLCAHKIAPAIAAGAPIILKPAPATPLSGLVIGDLLAETELPAGSWSILPVANDRMPALVQDERLPVISFTGSEKVGYAIMDSVPRKHCTLELGGNGAAVVLGDWASDADLDWAATRIATFSNYQGGQSCISVQRVVADATVYDRLLPRIVAAVEAQVTGDPADGATDVGPLVSEDAAKRVETWVDEAVAAGAALLAGGKRDGASYAPTVLTDVPADTKVACEEVFGPVLTVTKVNGEAEAFAAVNSSKYGLQAGVFTHDVQVAFRAHRALEVGGVVVGDVPSYRADQMPYGGAKQSGVGREGVKFAMDDYTYERVLVLTGLAL; translated from the coding sequence ATGACTTCCACCCATGCCTTCTGGCTCGCCGGCCGCCAGGTCACCGGCGAGGACAGCTTCGACGTCACGTCCCCGTGGGACGGCCGGCTCGTCGGCAAGGTCAGTGTGCCGACGGACGCGCAGGTCGAGGAGGCCGTGGCCGCCGCGTACGCCGTACGGGACGAGTTCGCCGCCACCCCCGCCCACGTCCGCGCCGCCGCTCTCGACCACGTGAGCCGTCGCCTCGTCGAGCGCACGGAGGAGATCGCGCAGCTCATCTCCGCCGAGAACGGCAAGCCGGTCAAGTGGGCGCGGGGCGAGGTCGGGCGCGCGGTCTCCGTGTTCCGGTTCGCCGCCGAGGAGGCCCGGCGGTTCAACGGCGGCGAGGCCCAGCGACTCGACACCGACCTCGGCGGTCAGGGCCGGCTCGCGCTCACCCGGCGCTTCCCCAAGGGTGTCGTCCTCGGCATCGCGCCCTTCAACTTCCCCCTCAACCTGTGCGCCCACAAGATCGCCCCGGCGATCGCGGCCGGTGCGCCGATCATCCTGAAGCCCGCCCCGGCGACCCCGCTCTCCGGCCTGGTCATCGGTGACCTGCTCGCCGAGACCGAGCTGCCCGCCGGCTCCTGGAGCATCCTGCCGGTCGCCAACGACCGCATGCCCGCCCTCGTCCAGGACGAGCGGCTGCCGGTCATCTCCTTCACGGGCTCCGAGAAGGTCGGCTACGCGATCATGGACTCGGTGCCGCGCAAGCACTGCACCCTGGAGCTGGGCGGCAACGGCGCGGCCGTCGTCCTCGGCGACTGGGCGAGCGACGCCGACCTCGACTGGGCCGCGACCCGCATCGCGACCTTCTCCAACTACCAGGGCGGCCAGTCCTGCATCTCCGTGCAGCGGGTCGTCGCGGACGCCACCGTGTACGACCGGCTGCTGCCGCGCATCGTCGCCGCCGTCGAGGCCCAGGTCACCGGAGACCCCGCCGACGGCGCGACCGACGTCGGGCCACTGGTCAGCGAGGACGCGGCCAAGCGCGTCGAGACGTGGGTGGACGAGGCCGTCGCGGCCGGCGCGGCCCTCCTCGCCGGAGGCAAGCGCGACGGCGCCTCCTACGCGCCGACCGTCCTCACCGACGTGCCGGCGGACACCAAGGTCGCCTGCGAGGAGGTCTTCGGGCCGGTCCTCACCGTGACGAAGGTGAACGGCGAGGCCGAGGCCTTCGCGGCCGTCAACTCCTCCAAGTACGGCCTCCAGGCAGGCGTGTTCACGCACGACGTCCAGGTCGCCTTCCGCGCCCACCGCGCGCTGGAGGTCGGCGGTGTCGTCGTCGGCGACGTCCCCTCCTACCGCGCCGACCAGATGCCGTACGGCGGCGCGAAGCAGTCGGGCGTGGGCCGCGAGGGCGTGAAGTTCGCGATGGACGACTACACGTACGAGCGGGTGCTGGTCCTGACCGGCCTCGCACTCTGA
- a CDS encoding glycoside hydrolase family 3 C-terminal domain-containing protein, producing the protein MTAHTTPTPPFRDPQLPFAKRIDDLLSRLTPDEKVSFLHQFAPAVERLGIAAFRTGQEALHGVAWMGPATVFPQAVGLGATWNTELVRRVGEAVSKEVRAMRARDERVGLNVWSPTVNLLRHPLWGRNEEGYSEDPRLTSAIATAYTHGLRGDHPTYWRTAPVLKHWLAHNNETGRDVTSSSVRPRVLHEYDLRAFRGAVEAGAVAGVMPAYNLVNGRPNHVSPYLREHLRTWTDEDLFVCSDAGAPSNLADSEHYFDTHEEATAASLIAGVDSFTDHGTDGSKIVARVQGALEQGLLTEADVDAAVRRQLSVRFRLGEFDPHYDPYAGTGEFDTPAHRALAGEAAEQAIVLLRNDGVLPLAADTRIAVVGLLADECKLDWYSGTLIHRSTPLEGLYERFGAERVEFAEGVDRVVVKTSTGAFLKVLAGSEEEGGVRGTEGALDPALLAGRTDLPPLTTDDVAGTEFALVDWGEDVLTLRAPDGRYLSVAEDGFLRASADQPGGWIVQETFRLEPREHGHLLRHLGTGRHVRVAADGVRVAAENEENENPEVFEVVVTERGEDAVARVAAEADVVVVVAGNDPHLNGRETEDRTTLRLPSQQERLLAAARAANPHTVLALVSAYPYAIEPGPPAAALWTAHGGQAAGTALARVLAGDVSPAGRLPQTWYADDADLPGLLDYDVIGARQTYLYFEGTPLFPFGHGLSYASFSYADLAVRVEGDAAHVSFTVTNTGDVTADEVAQLYTRAVDPSVTRPRRELLDHRRVRLAPGARAELSFEVPLSAFAFWDVAHGRWRLESGPYDLLVGASSTDVRLRTTVTLEGEPSAPRPVRRRGLGAADFDEQSGTEIVDRTKVSGDSVTPVAGGTGELVYRACDFGAATMGVRVTVAGSGTVELSLGGGPTLATLTVATPTPGPYDYVDLDAPFAADGVHDLRLRLRGPLRLARVGFSG; encoded by the coding sequence GTGACCGCACACACGACGCCCACGCCGCCTTTCCGCGATCCGCAACTGCCCTTCGCGAAGCGCATCGACGATCTGCTGTCGCGGCTGACCCCGGACGAGAAGGTCTCCTTCCTCCACCAGTTCGCACCCGCCGTCGAGCGGCTCGGCATCGCCGCGTTCCGCACCGGCCAGGAGGCGCTGCACGGCGTCGCCTGGATGGGTCCGGCCACGGTGTTCCCGCAGGCCGTGGGGCTGGGCGCGACCTGGAACACCGAGCTCGTGCGCCGGGTCGGCGAGGCGGTGTCCAAGGAGGTCCGGGCGATGCGCGCCCGCGACGAACGCGTCGGCCTCAACGTCTGGTCCCCCACGGTCAACCTGCTGCGCCACCCGCTGTGGGGACGTAACGAGGAGGGCTACTCCGAGGACCCCCGGCTGACCTCCGCCATCGCCACCGCCTACACGCACGGGCTGCGCGGCGATCATCCGACGTACTGGCGCACGGCCCCGGTCCTCAAGCACTGGCTGGCCCACAACAACGAGACGGGCCGGGACGTCACCTCGTCCTCGGTCCGCCCGCGCGTGCTGCACGAGTACGATCTGCGCGCCTTCCGCGGCGCGGTCGAGGCGGGCGCGGTGGCCGGGGTGATGCCCGCGTACAACCTGGTCAACGGCCGCCCCAACCACGTCTCGCCGTATCTGCGCGAGCACCTGCGGACCTGGACGGACGAGGATCTGTTCGTCTGCTCGGATGCGGGCGCGCCCTCCAACCTGGCCGACTCCGAGCACTACTTCGACACCCACGAGGAGGCGACGGCGGCCTCGCTGATCGCCGGCGTGGACAGCTTCACCGACCACGGCACCGACGGCTCGAAGATCGTCGCCCGGGTCCAAGGCGCCCTGGAACAGGGGCTGCTGACCGAGGCCGACGTCGACGCGGCGGTGCGCCGTCAGCTCTCGGTCCGGTTCCGGCTGGGCGAGTTCGACCCGCACTACGACCCGTACGCGGGCACCGGCGAGTTCGACACCCCGGCGCACCGCGCCCTCGCCGGGGAGGCCGCCGAGCAGGCGATCGTGCTGCTGCGCAACGACGGTGTGCTGCCGCTGGCGGCGGACACCCGGATCGCGGTGGTCGGGCTGCTCGCCGACGAGTGCAAGCTCGACTGGTACAGCGGCACGCTGATCCACCGCTCCACTCCCCTGGAGGGGCTGTACGAGCGGTTCGGCGCCGAGCGGGTCGAGTTCGCGGAGGGCGTGGACCGGGTGGTGGTGAAGACCTCCACGGGAGCGTTCCTGAAGGTCCTCGCCGGCTCTGAGGAGGAGGGCGGGGTGCGTGGGACGGAGGGTGCCTTGGATCCGGCGCTGCTCGCCGGCCGTACGGACCTTCCCCCGCTCACCACGGACGACGTCGCCGGCACGGAGTTCGCGCTCGTCGACTGGGGTGAGGACGTGCTGACGCTGCGCGCGCCCGACGGCCGCTATCTCTCCGTCGCCGAGGACGGCTTCCTGCGCGCCTCCGCCGACCAGCCCGGCGGCTGGATCGTCCAGGAGACGTTCCGTCTCGAACCCCGTGAACACGGTCACCTCCTGCGGCACTTGGGAACGGGCCGCCATGTCCGTGTCGCCGCCGACGGCGTGCGGGTTGCCGCCGAGAACGAGGAGAACGAGAATCCCGAGGTCTTCGAGGTCGTCGTCACCGAGCGCGGTGAGGACGCCGTGGCCAGGGTCGCCGCCGAGGCCGACGTGGTCGTGGTCGTGGCGGGCAACGACCCGCACCTCAACGGCCGGGAGACCGAAGACCGTACGACGCTGCGGCTGCCGTCCCAGCAGGAGCGGCTGCTCGCGGCGGCCCGGGCGGCGAACCCGCACACGGTGCTGGCGCTGGTGTCGGCGTACCCGTACGCGATCGAGCCGGGTCCGCCGGCCGCCGCGCTGTGGACGGCGCACGGCGGCCAGGCCGCGGGCACCGCCCTCGCACGCGTCCTGGCCGGTGACGTCTCCCCCGCCGGACGTCTCCCCCAGACCTGGTACGCCGACGACGCCGACCTGCCCGGCCTCCTCGACTACGACGTGATCGGCGCCCGTCAGACGTACCTCTACTTCGAGGGCACCCCGCTGTTCCCGTTCGGGCACGGCCTGTCGTACGCGTCGTTCTCCTACGCCGACCTTGCGGTGCGCGTCGAGGGCGACGCGGCGCACGTCTCCTTCACGGTCACCAACACCGGGGACGTGACGGCCGACGAGGTCGCCCAGCTCTACACCCGCGCCGTGGATCCGTCGGTCACCCGGCCGCGCCGCGAGCTGCTCGACCACCGCCGGGTGCGGCTCGCCCCCGGCGCGCGGGCGGAGCTGTCCTTCGAGGTCCCGCTGTCCGCCTTCGCGTTCTGGGACGTGGCGCACGGCCGGTGGCGTCTGGAGTCCGGCCCGTACGACCTGCTGGTCGGCGCGTCCAGCACGGACGTCCGGCTGCGGACGACCGTCACCCTGGAGGGCGAGCCGTCGGCCCCGCGCCCGGTCCGCCGGCGCGGTCTGGGGGCCGCCGACTTCGACGAGCAGAGCGGCACGGAGATCGTCGACCGTACGAAGGTGTCGGGCGACTCGGTGACGCCGGTGGCGGGCGGGACGGGCGAACTGGTCTACCGGGCCTGCGACTTCGGCGCGGCCACGATGGGCGTGAGGGTGACCGTGGCCGGATCGGGCACGGTCGAGTTGTCGCTCGGCGGCGGCCCGACCCTGGCCACGCTGACCGTCGCCACGCCCACCCCGGGGCCGTACGACTACGTCGACCTCGACGCGCCCTTCGCCGCCGACGGCGTCCACGACCTGCGCCTCAGGCTGCGCGGACCGCTGCGGCTCGCGCGCGTCGGCTTCTCCGGTTGA
- a CDS encoding beta-galactosidase — MPNRKPTPNPAPNLGDATRGRILFGGDYNPEQWPEETWHEDVRLMKDAGVNSVTLGVFSWTKLEPEPGAREFGWLDRLMDLMHANGIGVVLATPTSAPPPWLGRLHPDTLPRDENGDVEWWGGRQHFSHSSATYRRYAAAITEDLAARYGGHPALTMWHINNEYCTADHGDEAAAAFRRWLRAKYGTLDALNTAWGTAFWSQGYDSWDGILPARRPHYLKNPTQVLDFRRFTSDALLECYVAERDIVARHTPHIPVTTNFMPLFIGQDAWRWAEEEDVVSVDLYPDPRDPLGTLGSQHGALVQDLTRSQARGGPWMLMEQAAGPVNWRGVNHPKPRGLNRLWSLQAVARGADAVCYFQWRQSRQGAEKFHSGMVGHAGEQGRSYQEVKRLGAELARISSEVTNSHIIADIAILHDWHAWWAGAQDGRPSTHVDHAAVLHAWHRALWEARHTTDFAHPEHDLTGYKLVVVPQLYAMTDAAIDNLLAYVHGGGTLVAGFLTGVADEDDRVRPGGMDARLRDLFGIRTLHEWWPLEAGESIETDGFRATLWSEELEAAEPDAVETVYKGGELDGLPAVLRKDRAWYVSTLPEPDAFRALLARIAADAGARPVLEGLPPGVEAVRRGDLLFLLHHGRDPITVQLPGAHHDLLTGTTITDEVTLGRYGVVVLRA; from the coding sequence ATGCCGAACCGGAAACCGACCCCGAACCCTGCCCCGAACCTGGGCGATGCCACGCGCGGCCGCATCCTCTTCGGCGGCGACTACAACCCCGAGCAGTGGCCCGAGGAGACCTGGCACGAGGACGTCCGCCTCATGAAGGACGCCGGCGTCAACTCCGTCACGCTCGGCGTCTTCTCCTGGACGAAGCTCGAACCCGAGCCGGGCGCACGGGAGTTCGGCTGGCTGGACCGGCTGATGGACCTCATGCACGCGAACGGCATCGGCGTCGTCCTCGCCACCCCCACCTCCGCCCCGCCCCCGTGGCTGGGCCGACTGCACCCGGACACCCTGCCCCGCGACGAGAACGGCGACGTCGAGTGGTGGGGCGGCAGGCAGCACTTCTCGCACTCCAGCGCCACCTACCGCCGCTACGCCGCCGCCATCACCGAGGACCTGGCCGCCCGCTACGGCGGCCACCCCGCGCTCACGATGTGGCACATCAACAACGAGTACTGCACCGCCGACCACGGCGACGAGGCGGCTGCCGCCTTCCGCCGCTGGCTGCGCGCGAAGTACGGCACCCTCGACGCCCTCAACACCGCCTGGGGCACGGCGTTCTGGAGCCAGGGCTACGACAGTTGGGACGGCATCCTGCCCGCCCGCCGCCCCCACTACCTGAAGAACCCCACCCAGGTGCTCGACTTCCGGCGCTTCACCTCCGACGCGCTCCTGGAGTGCTACGTCGCCGAACGCGACATCGTCGCCCGGCACACCCCGCACATCCCGGTCACCACCAACTTCATGCCGCTCTTCATAGGCCAGGACGCCTGGCGCTGGGCCGAGGAGGAGGACGTCGTCTCCGTCGACCTCTACCCCGACCCACGCGACCCCCTCGGCACCCTCGGTTCCCAACACGGCGCTCTCGTCCAGGACTTGACCCGCTCCCAGGCCCGCGGCGGCCCCTGGATGCTGATGGAACAGGCGGCCGGCCCGGTCAACTGGCGCGGGGTGAACCACCCCAAGCCGCGCGGCCTCAACCGCCTCTGGTCCCTCCAGGCCGTGGCCCGCGGCGCGGACGCCGTCTGCTACTTCCAGTGGCGCCAGTCCCGGCAGGGAGCGGAGAAGTTCCACTCCGGGATGGTCGGCCACGCGGGCGAACAGGGCCGCAGCTACCAGGAGGTGAAGCGGCTGGGAGCCGAACTGGCTCGCATCAGCAGCGAGGTGACGAACAGTCACATCATCGCGGACATCGCGATCCTGCACGACTGGCACGCCTGGTGGGCCGGTGCCCAGGACGGCCGCCCCTCCACCCACGTCGACCACGCGGCCGTCCTGCACGCCTGGCACCGCGCCCTGTGGGAGGCCCGCCACACCACCGACTTCGCCCACCCCGAACACGACCTCACCGGCTACAAGCTGGTCGTCGTCCCGCAGTTGTACGCGATGACGGACGCGGCGATCGACAACCTCCTCGCCTACGTCCACGGCGGCGGCACCCTCGTGGCCGGCTTCCTGACCGGGGTTGCCGACGAGGACGACCGGGTCCGCCCCGGCGGCATGGACGCCCGGCTGCGCGACCTGTTCGGCATCCGCACCCTGCACGAATGGTGGCCGCTGGAGGCGGGGGAGAGCATCGAGACCGACGGCTTCCGCGCGACCCTGTGGTCGGAGGAGCTGGAAGCGGCCGAACCGGACGCGGTGGAAACCGTCTACAAAGGCGGCGAACTCGACGGACTGCCGGCCGTCCTGCGCAAGGACCGCGCCTGGTACGTCTCCACCCTCCCCGAGCCCGACGCCTTCCGCGCGCTGCTCGCCCGCATCGCCGCCGACGCGGGCGCCCGCCCCGTCCTCGAAGGCCTCCCGCCCGGCGTCGAGGCCGTACGCCGGGGCGACCTCCTCTTCCTGCTCCACCACGGCCGGGACCCGATCACCGTCCAACTCCCCGGAGCCCACCACGACTTGCTGACCGGGACGACCATCACCGACGAAGTCACCCTCGGCCGCTACGGCGTGGTGGTGTTGCGCGCATGA
- a CDS encoding glycosyl hydrolase family 95 catalytic domain-containing protein, with amino-acid sequence MTNAASPAPPAHPVHGTFEYQPAVRWEDAFLSGNGHHGTLTFGDPYDDRVIVTHHTLVRPNGAEHARPPELAAELPALQDKLLAGEWEAAEAFTDHRPLQWVQPFHPAFQIRLTRAPSDEPRRYRHYRRSVDFATGETSAACVDVTSRLFVSRADDVIVQQVTGLDLDVSLDHRLPGAPADLAVGHGSVRTPDGALLTLRARYPDSDRAYTGVTLVVATGGRTQLIQSGVRVTGAESVLLLTRVRRHTGELDVTAEQRALGGDLPHCYDDLLDRHLPLHRAAYDRVTLDLHADPGERGLPGSELLERPRGTALLERLFAAGRYHLLSSSGLNPPRLPGLWTGDWDTAWAGAFTHDANLNLQTASATSAALPEVTDALASLIHRQFDDWRENARAVFGARGAVASAHSDGESGLTYHFSREYPLHLWTAGADWLLKPLVDHDETRGARDPRTAAALAEVARFYEDFLTRTDPGDPDDPDDPDDPDGRLVVVPSYSPENRPAGASWGALNAAMDLSAARHALLTAAAYHPDHPDHPDDPAPADRWRALADRLPPHRINADGALAEWAWPGLDDTYDHRHLSHLYGVWPLDEINPYDTPRLAAAAHRALELRGAENDSAHGHLHHALIAARLRDGHRVAHALGAVLDGDFFHASLMSAHYPRRDVYNADAAHTLPAVLIEALVQSTPHRLVLLPALPSALPTGELRGVRTRFGAELDLAWGPDGVRAVLKPHRSHRIEVRTSPGDGDGDSDAQSLDLVAGEDHVLTLGTW; translated from the coding sequence ATGACCAACGCCGCGTCACCCGCGCCCCCCGCACACCCCGTGCACGGAACCTTCGAGTACCAGCCCGCCGTCCGCTGGGAGGACGCCTTCCTCAGCGGCAACGGCCACCACGGCACCCTCACGTTCGGCGACCCGTACGACGACCGGGTCATCGTCACCCACCACACCCTGGTCCGCCCCAACGGCGCCGAACACGCCCGCCCGCCCGAGCTCGCGGCCGAACTCCCCGCCCTCCAGGACAAGTTGCTGGCCGGCGAGTGGGAGGCGGCCGAAGCCTTCACCGACCACCGGCCCCTGCAGTGGGTCCAGCCCTTCCACCCGGCCTTCCAGATCCGGCTGACCCGGGCACCCTCGGACGAGCCGCGCCGCTACCGCCACTACCGCCGCTCCGTCGACTTCGCCACCGGCGAGACCAGCGCCGCCTGCGTGGACGTCACCAGCCGGCTCTTCGTCTCGCGCGCCGACGACGTGATCGTCCAGCAGGTCACCGGCCTCGACCTGGACGTATCGCTCGACCACCGGCTCCCGGGCGCGCCCGCCGACCTCGCCGTCGGCCACGGCTCCGTCCGTACCCCGGACGGCGCCCTGCTCACCCTGCGCGCCCGCTACCCCGACAGCGACCGCGCCTACACGGGCGTGACCCTCGTCGTCGCCACCGGCGGCCGCACCCAGCTCATCCAGTCAGGTGTGCGGGTCACCGGCGCGGAGTCCGTACTGCTGCTCACCCGCGTGCGCCGCCACACCGGCGAACTCGACGTCACCGCGGAGCAGCGCGCCCTGGGCGGCGACCTGCCGCACTGCTACGACGACCTGCTCGACCGCCACCTCCCCCTGCACCGCGCCGCCTACGACCGCGTCACGCTCGACCTGCACGCCGACCCGGGCGAACGCGGCCTCCCCGGCTCCGAGCTGCTGGAACGCCCCCGCGGCACCGCCCTCCTGGAGCGCCTCTTCGCCGCCGGCCGCTACCACCTCCTGTCCTCCTCCGGCCTCAACCCGCCCCGCCTGCCCGGCCTGTGGACCGGCGACTGGGACACCGCCTGGGCCGGGGCCTTCACCCACGACGCCAACCTCAACCTCCAGACCGCCTCGGCCACCTCCGCCGCACTCCCCGAAGTGACCGACGCCCTGGCCTCCCTGATCCACCGTCAGTTCGACGACTGGCGGGAGAACGCCCGCGCGGTCTTCGGCGCCCGGGGCGCGGTCGCGTCCGCGCACAGCGACGGCGAGTCCGGGCTGACGTACCACTTCAGCCGCGAGTACCCGCTGCACCTGTGGACCGCCGGCGCCGACTGGCTGCTCAAACCCCTCGTCGACCACGACGAGACACGAGGCGCACGCGACCCGCGCACCGCCGCCGCCCTCGCCGAAGTAGCCCGTTTCTACGAGGACTTCCTCACCCGCACCGACCCGGGAGACCCCGACGACCCCGACGACCCGGACGACCCCGACGGCCGGCTCGTCGTCGTCCCCTCCTACTCGCCCGAGAACCGCCCGGCGGGCGCGAGCTGGGGCGCCCTCAACGCGGCGATGGACCTCTCGGCCGCCCGCCACGCCCTGCTCACAGCCGCCGCCTACCACCCGGACCACCCGGACCACCCCGACGATCCCGCACCGGCCGACCGCTGGCGCGCCCTCGCCGACCGCCTCCCGCCCCACCGGATCAACGCGGACGGCGCCCTCGCCGAATGGGCGTGGCCCGGCCTCGACGACACCTACGACCACCGCCACCTCAGTCACCTCTACGGCGTCTGGCCCCTCGACGAGATCAACCCCTACGACACCCCGCGCCTCGCGGCCGCCGCCCACCGCGCCCTCGAACTGCGCGGCGCCGAGAACGACTCCGCGCACGGCCACCTCCACCACGCGCTGATCGCGGCCCGCCTGCGCGACGGCCACCGGGTCGCCCACGCCCTCGGCGCAGTCCTGGACGGCGACTTCTTCCACGCCTCCCTGATGAGCGCCCACTACCCCCGCCGCGACGTCTACAACGCCGACGCCGCCCACACCCTGCCCGCCGTGCTGATCGAGGCGCTCGTCCAGTCGACCCCCCACCGGCTGGTCCTGCTCCCCGCGCTCCCGTCCGCCCTCCCCACGGGCGAACTCCGGGGCGTACGCACCCGGTTCGGCGCCGAACTCGACCTCGCCTGGGGCCCCGACGGCGTCCGCGCCGTCCTGAAGCCGCACCGCAGCCACCGCATCGAAGTCCGGACTTCCCCCGGCGACGGAGACGGCGACAGCGACGCACAGTCGCTCGACCTCGTCGCCGGAGAAGACCACGTCCTCACCCTGGGGACGTGGTAA
- a CDS encoding glycoside hydrolase family 12 protein, whose translation MATRTPTPTPTVTPTLGRIAKVLLAPTLALGATVGLAAAPAQAAVWNSCDQWGNTSLNGYTLYNNIWGSGAGSQCTWANSGTNWGVWANHPGTGGIKSYPNSKKVINKTITSLGSLSSSYNVTVPSSGAYNTSYDIWDTDYDYEIMLWVNYNGAVGPLGTSQGTVTLGGHTWTVYKGNNGANEVFSFLRTSDSSSGTVAILPILKWIKDTKGWFGNETIGDVQFGYEITSSSGGLDFVTNNLTVSSS comes from the coding sequence ATGGCAACACGCACCCCCACCCCCACCCCCACCGTCACCCCCACCCTCGGCAGGATCGCCAAGGTCCTGCTCGCCCCCACCCTCGCCCTCGGCGCCACCGTCGGCCTCGCCGCGGCCCCCGCCCAGGCCGCCGTCTGGAACTCCTGCGACCAGTGGGGCAACACCAGCCTGAACGGCTACACGCTGTACAACAACATCTGGGGCTCCGGTGCCGGCAGCCAGTGCACCTGGGCCAACTCCGGTACCAACTGGGGGGTCTGGGCCAACCACCCGGGCACCGGCGGCATCAAGTCGTACCCCAACTCCAAGAAGGTGATCAACAAGACGATCACCTCGCTCGGTTCGCTGTCCAGCAGCTACAACGTCACGGTCCCGTCGTCCGGCGCCTACAACACGTCGTACGACATCTGGGACACGGACTACGACTACGAGATCATGCTCTGGGTGAACTACAACGGCGCAGTCGGCCCCCTCGGCACCTCCCAGGGAACCGTCACCCTCGGCGGCCACACGTGGACCGTCTACAAGGGGAACAACGGCGCGAACGAGGTGTTCTCGTTCCTGCGCACGTCCGACTCGTCGTCCGGCACCGTCGCCATCCTGCCGATCCTCAAGTGGATCAAGGACACGAAGGGCTGGTTCGGCAACGAGACCATCGGCGACGTGCAGTTCGGATACGAGATCACCTCGTCCTCGGGCGGGCTGGACTTCGTGACCAACAACCTCACCGTCAGCAGCAGTTGA
- a CDS encoding sulfotransferase family protein, producing the protein MSSPPLALTLANVLLRPGHRSRHTPDRVFDRLLAEAGAADADGDGDGRFVDDFRLLLRHWARDENLTPVGWWSAQGHVRRHLANRARVRRLIAEHPGIAQEPIERPVFVVGLPRTATTLTHGVLSLSEQHRCPRLWELLTPDLDGTPEQRKKAVTAARMLVGGINLFSPRYRDIHPMTAEGPEECTFALPHTIMPLSQARVPAYRAALDERDFVPDYAYLRQMYQVLQYGRPRRRWVLKSPLHTENLDALLKVFPDATLVWTHRDPAAVVASFCSLIEHGMAITLRPVDLPGLGATWLDLLSRSVRRGLAARAAVPREALVDVPYSWLGSDPATGAPKLYDAIGARWTDADAARLPQVAARPKGTRPHSYDLARYGLTRADVDSAFADYNALRAEVDRA; encoded by the coding sequence ATGTCCTCACCCCCGCTCGCCCTCACCCTGGCCAACGTGCTGCTCCGGCCGGGCCACCGCTCCCGGCACACCCCCGACCGCGTCTTCGACCGTCTCCTCGCGGAGGCCGGAGCTGCGGACGCAGACGGGGACGGGGACGGGAGGTTCGTCGACGACTTCCGGCTGCTGCTGCGCCACTGGGCCCGGGACGAGAACCTCACGCCGGTCGGCTGGTGGTCCGCGCAGGGCCATGTCCGCAGGCATCTCGCCAACCGCGCCCGGGTCCGGCGGCTGATCGCCGAGCACCCCGGGATCGCCCAGGAGCCCATCGAGCGGCCGGTGTTCGTGGTGGGGCTGCCGCGCACCGCGACCACCCTCACCCACGGCGTGCTGTCCCTCTCGGAGCAGCACCGATGTCCCCGCTTGTGGGAGTTGCTGACACCGGATCTGGACGGCACGCCCGAGCAGCGCAAGAAGGCGGTCACCGCCGCGCGCATGCTGGTCGGCGGCATCAACCTGTTCTCGCCGCGCTACCGCGACATCCACCCGATGACCGCCGAGGGCCCCGAGGAGTGCACCTTCGCCCTCCCGCACACCATCATGCCGCTGTCCCAGGCCCGTGTCCCCGCGTACCGGGCCGCGCTGGACGAGCGGGACTTCGTCCCCGACTACGCGTACCTCAGGCAGATGTACCAGGTGCTCCAGTACGGCCGGCCGCGCCGCCGCTGGGTGCTGAAGTCCCCGCTGCACACCGAGAACCTCGACGCGCTGCTCAAGGTCTTCCCCGACGCCACGCTCGTGTGGACGCACCGCGACCCGGCCGCCGTCGTGGCGTCCTTCTGCAGCCTGATCGAGCACGGGATGGCCATCACCCTGCGCCCCGTCGACCTGCCCGGCCTCGGGGCCACCTGGCTGGACCTGCTGAGCCGCTCCGTGCGGCGCGGCCTCGCGGCCCGGGCCGCCGTGCCCCGCGAGGCGCTCGTGGACGTCCCGTACTCCTGGCTAGGCTCCGACCCGGCCACCGGCGCCCCGAAGCTCTACGACGCCATCGGCGCCCGCTGGACCGACGCCGACGCGGCGCGGCTCCCGCAGGTCGCCGCCCGCCCCAAGGGCACCCGGCCGCACAGCTACGACCTGGCCCGGTACGGCCTGACCCGCGCCGACGTCGACTCGGCGTTCGCCGACTACAACGCGCTGCGGGCCGAGGTCGACCGGGCGTAG